The bacterium sequence AACATTCACGCCTGTGCCATTTGGGTGATAAATATACGTTAAAATCGCTTTTTCATTTACTTATTGAACATTCCCTTGTCTCCTATATCTTATCTATATAGGAGGCACCAATGGAAAAACTATCTCTACGACAGGTTCCACAGTTACGGCAAATTCTAACGCCTAAGCTCATTCAAACGCTAAAGCTTTTGATGTTGCCCAAACTTGATCTTATTCAGAAACTCAATGAAGAGCTTCAGGAAAATCCTTTGCTCGAGGTTGTTGACCCACCGATAGTAGACGATAAACCAAATCCAAAAATAGATGAGCAACTCGACCAATGGCGAAAATTTCTCGATGGGCTGTCTCTTGCTGGTGCTCAGCTTGGTTTTGACGAGCAGGATGATACCACTGACCCATTGGCGATAGCAAAGTATGAGAAGTCAACCTACGAGGACCTTATGGAGCAACTCATGCTTGCAGCGACCGACGAGAAAACGAAAATAATCGGCGAATTCATAATAGGAAATCTTGATGAAAGGGGTTTCCTACCCCTCACAATCGAGGAGATAAAAAATGAATTGAAGAAACAGGGATACGAGTTCACGGATGATGATGTAAGGCGGGCGTTAAAAGTCGTTCAATCCCTTTCACCGCCGGGGATAGCGGCACAAGATTTGAGGGAGTGTTTGCTGATTCAGCTAAAAGACCTTGGGCTTGAGGATTCTGTGGCGTTCAAGCTTGTCAGAGATCACTTCGATGAGTTAAAAACTAAGCCTTTATCGCACCTTGCCAAATCGCTTGGTGTTGATGAAGAGGAAATAGCTGCGGCGAAAGAAATTCTCTCGCATCTTTCTTTTTCGCCTGCTGAAGGGCGCGAGACAAAAGTTGTGCACATCGAGCCTGACCTTATTGTTGCTAAAGACGACCGTGGTGAATGGCAGATTA is a genomic window containing:
- the rpoN gene encoding RNA polymerase factor sigma-54 translates to MEKLSLRQVPQLRQILTPKLIQTLKLLMLPKLDLIQKLNEELQENPLLEVVDPPIVDDKPNPKIDEQLDQWRKFLDGLSLAGAQLGFDEQDDTTDPLAIAKYEKSTYEDLMEQLMLAATDEKTKIIGEFIIGNLDERGFLPLTIEEIKNELKKQGYEFTDDDVRRALKVVQSLSPPGIAAQDLRECLLIQLKDLGLEDSVAFKLVRDHFDELKTKPLSHLAKSLGVDEEEIAAAKEILSHLSFSPAEGRETKVVHIEPDLIVAKDDRGEWQIIYNDQGIPELTINSRYKELLNKSSELSDEAKEFLLKKLESARWWIDALRQRRNTLIATMRAILHFQREFFEAGPENLKPLTMEKVAEYVGVHPATISRIVRNKYVLTPYGTFPLRKFFVGGIKSHSGDMVATDTVKRRIKELIESENKHFPLSDERIAQILNSEGINIARRTVAKYRQQMGIP